One segment of Candidatus Melainabacteria bacterium DNA contains the following:
- a CDS encoding NDP-sugar synthase, producing the protein MKAMVLAAGVGSRLEPLTTQVPKPIVPVANIPVMEHLLKLLAKHDFTDICANLHYMPEKLIEYFNEGKKFGVNLTFKTEERLSGDAGGVRACREFLQGDTFIVIMGDLIADTDLTSVIQEHKKKKALASIAIKEMDDVSRFGVVVTDENGFITGFQEKPSNEEALSKFISTGIYVLEPEIFDHIPATGEYGFGRQLFPTLVAKKLPVLGVKIGGYWSDVGCVAQYREANFDALSGKVKVDLPGKKVERGNATVWVGDGSQIDDTAKFEGLVLLGRNCKVQPGATFGGTVVLGDNVTVEAGAHVVDSIVWSDSVVGANSEIRNSVIGYGCTVSGGAKYSEVATVNGASEETAAAATR; encoded by the coding sequence ATGAAGGCAATGGTGCTCGCGGCTGGTGTTGGTTCTAGACTTGAACCGTTGACGACACAAGTGCCAAAGCCGATTGTGCCTGTTGCGAATATTCCGGTGATGGAGCATTTGCTTAAACTTCTCGCTAAGCATGATTTCACCGATATCTGTGCAAACCTGCACTACATGCCGGAAAAATTGATTGAGTATTTTAACGAAGGAAAAAAATTCGGCGTAAATCTGACCTTCAAAACGGAAGAGCGATTGAGCGGAGATGCAGGCGGAGTGCGTGCTTGCCGCGAATTTCTGCAAGGCGATACGTTCATTGTCATTATGGGCGATTTGATCGCCGACACAGATTTGACCAGCGTGATCCAAGAGCACAAGAAGAAAAAGGCGCTGGCAAGCATAGCTATTAAAGAGATGGATGACGTCAGTCGATTTGGCGTTGTTGTTACAGACGAGAACGGCTTTATCACAGGGTTTCAGGAAAAGCCTTCTAACGAAGAAGCATTGTCGAAATTCATTTCGACCGGTATTTATGTTCTAGAGCCGGAAATTTTTGACCACATTCCTGCCACTGGTGAGTACGGATTCGGAAGACAATTATTTCCGACATTGGTGGCTAAGAAGCTGCCGGTTTTGGGTGTGAAGATCGGGGGCTACTGGTCTGATGTTGGCTGTGTTGCTCAATATCGCGAAGCTAACTTTGATGCTTTGAGTGGAAAAGTAAAAGTCGATTTGCCTGGGAAAAAGGTAGAGCGAGGTAACGCCACCGTTTGGGTTGGCGACGGCAGCCAAATTGACGACACCGCAAAGTTTGAGGGTCTGGTTCTGTTGGGGCGTAATTGCAAGGTTCAACCTGGCGCCACATTCGGTGGCACCGTAGTGCTCGGTGATAACGTTACTGTCGAAGCCGGTGCCCATGTTGTCGATTCGATTGTCTGGTCGGACAGCGTCGTCGGTGCTAATTCCGAGATAAGAAACAGCGTTATCGGTTATGGTTGCACTGTCAGTGGTGGCGCAAAGTATAGCGAAGTGGCGACAGTAAATGGCGCCTCGGAAGAGACTGCGGCCGCTGCCACACGATAA
- a CDS encoding co-chaperone GroES — protein sequence MKLQLKPLADRVVVKKLEAEEKTAGGIVLPDTAKEKPQQGEVLAAGPGKLNDKGTREPMEVKVGDKVLFAKYSGTEVKIEGVDYLILAERDILAIVG from the coding sequence ATGAAACTCCAGTTGAAACCATTGGCTGACCGTGTCGTGGTCAAGAAGCTTGAGGCAGAAGAAAAAACTGCTGGCGGAATTGTTCTTCCTGACACCGCCAAAGAAAAACCACAGCAAGGCGAAGTACTTGCCGCTGGTCCTGGCAAGCTGAACGACAAAGGAACACGTGAGCCTATGGAAGTCAAAGTAGGCGACAAAGTTCTGTTCGCTAAATACTCTGGCACCGAAGTAAAAATTGAAGGCGTTGATTATTTGATTCTCGCTGAGCGCGACATTCTCGCCATCGTTGGCTAA
- a CDS encoding histidine triad nucleotide-binding protein, producing the protein MEPSKTASHDCIFCKIIERHIPSNVVLEDETSIAIRDVNPQGPTHILILPKIHVANITEVKDAQVLGSLFMKVGEVAKAEKLDHGFRTVVNTGEHGGQTVDHLHIHVIGGRQLDWPPG; encoded by the coding sequence ATGGAGCCATCAAAAACTGCGTCGCACGATTGTATTTTTTGCAAAATCATCGAGCGTCACATCCCATCAAACGTTGTCCTCGAAGATGAGACGAGCATCGCGATCAGAGATGTTAATCCACAAGGCCCTACACATATACTGATTCTGCCCAAAATTCATGTTGCCAATATAACTGAAGTAAAAGATGCCCAAGTTCTTGGAAGCTTATTTATGAAAGTGGGCGAAGTGGCGAAAGCTGAAAAGTTGGACCATGGCTTCCGTACTGTTGTGAATACAGGTGAGCATGGCGGACAAACTGTCGACCATCTGCACATTCACGTTATCGGTGGCAGACAGTTAGATTGGCCTCCAGGTTAA
- a CDS encoding acetyl-CoA carboxylase carboxyltransferase subunit alpha — translation MTKQIPLEFEQPLAVLAQQIEAIKKQLATNPELDKDVLRLQEQYNNLEKSLYANLRPIDHREIARHQQRPYARDYFDRWDSEWIELHGDRQGADDPAMVCGMVKLGDYHVIGIGTQKGRSLREKQQCNFGMPQPEGYRKALRLFHHAEKFNLPVVTLIDTPGAYPGMHAEEHNQAEAIAVNLFELAGLTVPVVAVVTGEGGSGGALAIGLANRILMLEHSVYSVISPEGCASILWRSADKVSEACEAMKMTAREILELGVIDDVIEEPLRGAHHDFDFAAMKTKDAICKHLDELTKLSREEIREDRQRKFRNIGAFVEA, via the coding sequence ATGACTAAACAGATTCCACTCGAGTTCGAGCAACCGCTGGCAGTGCTGGCTCAACAGATAGAAGCGATTAAAAAGCAGCTGGCGACCAACCCTGAGTTAGACAAAGACGTTTTGCGGCTGCAGGAGCAGTACAACAATCTGGAGAAGTCTCTCTACGCCAATTTGAGACCTATCGATCATCGCGAGATCGCCAGACATCAGCAGCGTCCTTACGCGCGTGACTACTTCGACCGCTGGGACTCTGAATGGATTGAGTTGCATGGAGACAGGCAGGGCGCGGACGACCCGGCTATGGTCTGTGGCATGGTCAAGCTGGGCGACTATCATGTAATAGGTATCGGCACGCAGAAGGGGCGCTCGCTTCGCGAAAAGCAGCAGTGCAACTTCGGCATGCCGCAGCCGGAAGGCTACAGAAAAGCGTTGCGGCTCTTTCATCACGCTGAGAAGTTCAATCTGCCTGTCGTGACCCTTATAGATACTCCTGGAGCGTATCCCGGCATGCATGCTGAAGAGCATAATCAGGCGGAAGCTATTGCGGTCAATTTGTTCGAGCTGGCCGGTCTGACGGTGCCTGTGGTGGCAGTTGTCACTGGTGAAGGTGGCTCAGGTGGTGCTCTGGCGATCGGTTTAGCCAATCGCATCCTTATGCTCGAGCATTCAGTTTATTCAGTTATTTCGCCTGAAGGTTGTGCCTCGATTCTCTGGCGGTCCGCTGACAAGGTGTCAGAGGCTTGCGAGGCCATGAAAATGACGGCGCGGGAAATTTTGGAGCTGGGCGTCATTGATGACGTAATCGAGGAGCCACTGCGTGGTGCTCATCATGATTTCGATTTCGCTGCTATGAAGACCAAAGATGCGATTTGCAAGCATCTCGATGAACTGACGAAGTTGAGTCGCGAAGAGATTCGCGAAGACCGCCAGCGGAAGTTCCGCAACATAGGCGCCTTTGTAGAAGCCTGA
- the argH gene encoding argininosuccinate lyase: MSTKGKQFPSEASSVDPPGILKPSFDQFRRFWQSPEVERMLLCADIESNVAHVKMLGETGIIAKQVSADVVAGLEQIRKEMAQGVPVLQDGDVDIHSAIHRRLGDIVGGMADVVRMAKSHNDQIATDIRLWLRDVTIDVYNLLLEVRFKLLQLAERDIDVVMPGYTHMQPAVPILLAHWWLANETRMARDFSRLSDFYKRMNVLPLGACQLAGTTQPIDRQLVATYLHFDAVMENSLDAVSDRDYLIEFASAASIIGVHLSQMSSELLLWSTQEFSFVRLPRSFVFRSQSMPQKRNPELLEILRSRPSVLNGRLSQFLNELKGLSVSYSQDLQECLPGLLDVVENVKFILELTDVLLPAFKFDTVRMQKLANADMTNSGHAIDYLIERDVPPDKAMKLVDQILDYCRERSKALPDLTLNEWIQFSPAFNEDIYNYVSLENAVDSRISYGGTGGLQVQESLTRAVERLHADKAYIDALSVKRLCCQGEKTCS; encoded by the coding sequence ATGAGCACGAAAGGCAAACAATTTCCTTCAGAGGCATCATCAGTCGATCCACCCGGAATACTGAAACCAAGTTTCGACCAGTTTCGCCGTTTCTGGCAGAGTCCGGAAGTCGAGCGGATGCTCTTGTGTGCAGACATTGAATCAAATGTCGCTCACGTCAAAATGCTGGGCGAGACAGGCATAATCGCGAAGCAAGTCTCAGCCGATGTTGTGGCTGGGCTCGAACAGATTCGCAAGGAAATGGCGCAGGGGGTGCCCGTTTTGCAAGACGGCGACGTCGACATTCATTCGGCTATTCACCGTCGACTCGGCGACATTGTAGGCGGAATGGCTGATGTTGTGCGTATGGCTAAGTCACACAATGACCAGATCGCGACCGACATAAGGCTGTGGCTGCGCGATGTCACAATCGATGTCTACAACTTGCTTTTGGAAGTCCGCTTTAAGCTCTTGCAGCTTGCCGAGCGCGACATCGATGTGGTCATGCCCGGTTATACGCACATGCAACCTGCTGTGCCTATATTGCTGGCCCACTGGTGGCTGGCTAACGAAACCAGAATGGCTCGCGATTTCTCTCGCCTTTCAGACTTCTACAAACGTATGAATGTGCTGCCGCTCGGAGCTTGCCAGCTCGCTGGCACTACCCAGCCAATCGATCGCCAGCTGGTCGCCACTTACCTGCACTTCGATGCGGTGATGGAGAACAGTCTCGATGCTGTTTCAGACCGCGACTATCTGATCGAATTCGCCTCTGCCGCGTCGATCATCGGTGTTCACCTTTCCCAGATGAGCTCCGAGCTTCTTTTGTGGTCGACACAGGAGTTCTCTTTCGTACGACTGCCGCGTTCGTTTGTATTTCGCAGTCAGAGCATGCCGCAAAAGCGCAATCCGGAGCTTCTGGAAATTCTTCGTTCTCGCCCGAGCGTTCTGAATGGCAGACTCTCGCAATTTCTCAATGAGCTGAAAGGGCTTTCCGTTTCATATTCGCAAGATTTGCAGGAGTGTTTACCTGGACTGTTAGACGTTGTCGAGAACGTCAAATTTATCCTGGAGCTGACTGATGTTCTGCTTCCAGCGTTCAAGTTCGACACTGTTCGCATGCAGAAGCTGGCTAACGCAGATATGACCAACTCAGGCCACGCTATCGATTATCTGATTGAGCGTGATGTGCCACCTGACAAAGCCATGAAGTTAGTGGACCAGATTTTGGACTACTGCCGCGAGCGCAGCAAAGCCCTGCCTGATTTGACATTGAATGAGTGGATCCAGTTTTCGCCAGCCTTCAATGAAGATATTTACAACTATGTGTCGCTTGAAAATGCTGTTGACTCGCGCATTTCGTATGGTGGAACAGGCGGGCTGCAGGTGCAGGAATCGCTCACACGGGCCGTCGAGCGGCTGCATGCTGATAAAGCCTATATTGACGCTCTGAGCGTGAAACGACTCTGTTGCCAGGGCGAAAAAACTTGCAGCTGA
- a CDS encoding GGDEF domain-containing protein: protein MTNDGNLLPRYIMMQKALLSSLRLKDVLDAAVLQFADLAGGAKVAIFLSDNESLALKLMAAKGYSDATLEQIKVLPFSAESLLKYVVQKRTAVSANNPQTAPDLSASIMKRENSSGQMALPLISSNLLVGAVLLEVNNVAYLNYADFLKEVADVTALTIANSILFGRSEYERERLSTLYKTSCALSSSVLQATEVLQIAADTALILGNTPHCAILLFDQGSGIFILAAFKGLEGSSLRDFDMSVRDTIAGSCMRSGRTEYIGDGNREPYGLPRATGGAPFASVVSLPMIHNGAPLGVIEVFSTESRAFHREQIELLESLTGQVTTALNVAFTHETAAAQSIQDAHTGLYNRLHFEDSLVKEIERSGRHKHEMALLLIDLDHLGQINEHLGQDKGDDAIKYSARLLKSALRDIDIPCRFGGEEFAIILPETSPRSAADVAERLRQKIRSEASPGVGTVTVSIGVANYPSNAEDAEALLRAAEQALDIAKYEGRDRVVTAQSGTQAMSGPISWQDLAKQAKLAVINERQASLNSRLTVAPEYASWMTKTPGLVKKKEDRSSST, encoded by the coding sequence ATGACAAATGATGGCAACCTTTTGCCACGCTACATCATGATGCAGAAGGCGCTCCTTTCGTCTTTGCGTCTGAAGGATGTTCTGGATGCTGCCGTTCTTCAATTCGCGGATCTGGCCGGCGGAGCCAAGGTTGCGATTTTCCTTTCTGACAACGAGAGCCTGGCGCTCAAGCTGATGGCCGCGAAGGGCTATTCAGACGCCACTCTGGAGCAAATAAAAGTATTGCCATTTTCAGCAGAGAGTCTGCTCAAGTATGTCGTGCAGAAGCGCACCGCGGTCAGCGCCAATAATCCGCAGACCGCGCCTGATCTCAGCGCTTCAATTATGAAACGCGAAAACAGCAGTGGTCAGATGGCACTGCCTTTGATCTCATCGAATCTTCTTGTCGGTGCGGTTTTGTTGGAGGTCAACAACGTCGCCTATTTGAATTACGCCGACTTCCTTAAGGAAGTCGCTGACGTCACCGCCCTTACAATCGCTAACTCGATTTTGTTTGGACGCAGTGAGTACGAACGTGAGCGTTTGAGCACTTTGTACAAGACCTCATGCGCACTTAGTTCGAGTGTCCTGCAGGCTACCGAAGTGCTGCAGATTGCTGCGGACACGGCTTTGATCTTGGGTAATACTCCACACTGCGCTATTTTGCTCTTCGACCAGGGCAGCGGCATCTTCATTTTGGCTGCTTTCAAGGGGCTGGAAGGCTCTAGTTTGAGAGATTTCGACATGAGCGTACGCGACACTATCGCGGGCAGCTGTATGCGCTCTGGACGCACTGAGTACATTGGTGATGGTAACCGTGAACCGTACGGTTTACCTCGTGCTACGGGCGGAGCGCCTTTTGCCTCAGTCGTTTCGTTGCCTATGATTCACAACGGAGCGCCACTGGGAGTGATTGAAGTCTTTTCGACTGAAAGTCGTGCCTTCCATCGTGAACAGATTGAACTGCTCGAATCACTCACTGGTCAGGTGACAACAGCCTTGAACGTTGCCTTTACCCATGAGACAGCGGCAGCGCAATCTATTCAAGACGCGCACACTGGGCTCTACAATCGACTCCATTTTGAAGATTCTCTGGTCAAGGAAATTGAAAGATCTGGTCGCCACAAGCATGAAATGGCACTTTTGCTGATCGACCTTGACCATCTCGGTCAAATCAATGAGCACCTGGGGCAGGATAAAGGCGACGATGCCATTAAATATTCTGCTCGCCTGTTAAAGAGTGCCCTGCGTGATATCGATATTCCATGCCGTTTCGGCGGTGAGGAGTTCGCCATCATTTTGCCTGAAACCTCTCCTCGGAGCGCTGCTGATGTGGCCGAACGTCTACGTCAAAAAATTCGTTCCGAAGCTTCGCCTGGTGTAGGTACGGTGACTGTGTCCATCGGCGTAGCGAACTACCCGAGCAATGCTGAAGATGCGGAAGCTCTGCTTCGTGCTGCTGAGCAAGCGCTCGATATCGCCAAGTACGAAGGTCGAGACAGGGTAGTCACTGCTCAATCCGGCACTCAGGCTATGAGCGGACCAATTTCCTGGCAGGACCTGGCTAAACAAGCCAAACTCGCCGTCATCAACGAGCGTCAGGCAAGTTTGAATAGTCGACTAACAGTGGCCCCCGAATACGCTTCATGGATGACCAAGACACCTGGTCTGGTGAAGAAGAAAGAAGACCGCAGTTCATCAACGTAA
- a CDS encoding MFS transporter — protein sequence MTSPEAESKQEKLGEDHSKKFGMKPLLLVFLTVFIDLLGFGLIIPVLPTYARELQASDTTVGFLMASYSMMQFLLTPFWGRLSDRVGRRPILLVSLFASCIGYMVWGFSSSLIMLFVARMVAGAGNANIAVAQAYVSDVTAVEDRARGMGMVGAAFGLGFVLGPAIGGICAGFGLAMVGFVAAAFSFVDFVLTFLFLPEPPNRSKAASERFGNGPGFYWETIKEPKLKVSLAIFFIATFAFANMETTLVLLTHDQFKFTTNMNSWMFTYIGVLIVLVQGGLIHRLTRKFGEKRLIAVGLALSAVGLVLTPATTNIMVLGLALAFLAIGSGINNPSNQSMLSKLSPADRVGGVLGVGQSLSTLGRIVGPIVGAAAYQHLGYSAPYWIGTVAMAVALAMSCRLPDLQLRRD from the coding sequence TTGACATCGCCCGAAGCTGAATCCAAGCAAGAAAAATTGGGTGAAGATCACTCAAAAAAATTTGGAATGAAGCCGCTTCTTCTTGTCTTCCTGACCGTTTTTATCGATCTCCTCGGATTTGGATTAATCATTCCGGTTTTGCCGACTTATGCACGCGAGTTGCAAGCCAGCGACACCACTGTTGGGTTTTTGATGGCGTCATATTCGATGATGCAGTTCCTTTTGACGCCATTCTGGGGACGTTTATCAGACCGTGTGGGCAGGCGTCCGATATTGTTGGTCAGCCTCTTCGCCTCATGTATTGGATATATGGTCTGGGGATTTTCCAGCTCACTGATCATGCTCTTTGTCGCCAGAATGGTTGCCGGCGCCGGTAACGCCAACATAGCCGTAGCGCAAGCCTATGTGAGCGACGTGACAGCTGTCGAAGACCGCGCTCGCGGCATGGGAATGGTTGGCGCCGCTTTCGGTTTGGGCTTCGTTTTAGGTCCAGCTATCGGGGGAATTTGTGCCGGGTTCGGTCTCGCCATGGTTGGCTTTGTGGCGGCAGCATTCAGTTTCGTCGATTTCGTTCTCACTTTCTTGTTCCTGCCTGAGCCGCCAAATCGGAGTAAGGCTGCCTCTGAGCGATTTGGCAACGGGCCCGGATTTTACTGGGAAACCATCAAAGAGCCGAAATTGAAGGTTTCACTGGCGATATTTTTCATAGCCACGTTCGCCTTTGCCAACATGGAGACAACGCTTGTGCTGCTCACGCACGACCAGTTCAAGTTCACCACCAATATGAACAGTTGGATGTTCACTTATATTGGTGTCTTGATCGTATTGGTTCAGGGTGGGCTAATTCATCGGCTCACCCGGAAATTTGGTGAAAAGAGGCTGATTGCCGTCGGTCTGGCGCTTTCTGCCGTGGGACTTGTGCTTACGCCTGCCACGACAAACATAATGGTGCTCGGTCTGGCTCTGGCTTTCCTCGCCATTGGTTCGGGCATCAATAACCCTTCCAACCAGAGCATGTTGTCCAAGTTGTCGCCTGCAGACCGGGTCGGCGGTGTACTCGGGGTCGGGCAATCACTTTCTACTTTGGGTCGCATCGTCGGACCGATAGTGGGCGCAGCCGCCTACCAGCACCTGGGTTACAGCGCTCCTTACTGGATTGGAACGGTAGCAATGGCGGTGGCACTGGCGATGAGTTGCCGGTTGCCAGATTTGCAGCTGAGGCGGGACTGA
- the groL gene encoding chaperonin GroEL, which translates to MAKQIVYTEQARRALERGVDQVANTVKITLGPSGRNVVLEKKFGSPQIINDGVSIAKEIELEDHLENAGAQLIREVCVKTNDYAGDGTTTAAVLAQAMIKEGLRNVAAGANPMVLRRGIQKAVDAATKEIKSLSKPVEAKTEITQVATISAGNDEEIGKIIADAMEKVGKDGVITVEESKSLSTELEVVEGMQFDKGFVSAYFVTDPERMEAVLDEPFILCVDKKVNLLADLVPVLEKVARSGRPFIIIAEDVEGEALATLVVNNLRKVLPCCAVKAPGFGDRRKEMLKDIAILTGGQVVSEEAGNKLENVTIDVLGKARQVRINKDKTTIVAGKENHEEVNKRIAVIKRQIEESDSEFDKEKLQERLAKLSGGVAVIKVGAATETELKDRKLRFEDALNATRAAVEEGYVPGGGTTLLYISKKLEKQKEQLHGDEKTGFEIVIKSFEAPVRQIADNCGLSGEVVVERVKEQKEGFGFNAMTFEYVEMAKAGIIDPAKVERCALQNAASIAGMFLTTEALVVDVPEEKKAMGMPQGAGMGDF; encoded by the coding sequence ATGGCAAAGCAAATTGTCTACACAGAACAAGCACGTCGCGCTCTAGAGCGTGGTGTTGATCAAGTTGCAAACACAGTAAAAATTACTTTGGGACCTTCAGGTCGCAACGTAGTTCTCGAAAAGAAATTCGGCTCACCACAGATCATCAATGACGGTGTCAGCATCGCCAAAGAAATCGAACTCGAAGATCACCTCGAGAACGCCGGCGCCCAGTTGATTCGCGAAGTCTGCGTCAAGACCAACGATTATGCTGGTGACGGTACAACAACAGCCGCAGTCCTCGCTCAAGCAATGATCAAAGAAGGCTTGCGCAACGTAGCTGCTGGCGCCAACCCAATGGTTCTCCGTCGCGGTATCCAGAAAGCCGTTGACGCTGCAACCAAAGAAATCAAGTCTCTTTCGAAGCCAGTTGAAGCCAAAACCGAAATCACTCAAGTTGCCACCATCTCGGCCGGCAATGACGAAGAAATCGGCAAAATCATTGCTGATGCAATGGAAAAAGTCGGCAAAGACGGCGTGATCACTGTTGAAGAATCAAAATCACTCAGCACTGAACTCGAAGTTGTTGAAGGAATGCAGTTCGACAAAGGTTTCGTATCTGCTTACTTCGTCACCGACCCAGAGCGCATGGAAGCAGTTCTCGACGAGCCCTTCATCCTCTGCGTCGACAAGAAAGTAAACCTGTTGGCTGATCTCGTTCCAGTACTGGAAAAAGTAGCCCGCTCAGGCCGTCCTTTCATCATCATCGCTGAAGACGTAGAAGGCGAAGCTCTCGCAACTCTCGTCGTCAACAACCTCCGCAAAGTACTTCCTTGCTGCGCAGTCAAAGCTCCTGGCTTCGGCGATCGTCGCAAAGAAATGCTCAAGGACATCGCAATCTTGACCGGCGGTCAAGTCGTTTCTGAAGAAGCTGGCAACAAGCTCGAAAACGTAACTATCGACGTTCTCGGTAAAGCTCGTCAGGTCCGCATCAACAAGGACAAGACCACTATCGTCGCTGGCAAAGAAAACCACGAAGAAGTGAACAAGAGAATTGCTGTCATCAAGCGTCAGATCGAAGAATCTGATTCTGAATTCGACAAAGAGAAGCTCCAGGAGCGTCTCGCTAAATTGTCCGGTGGCGTTGCCGTAATCAAAGTCGGCGCTGCAACCGAAACAGAATTGAAAGATCGCAAGCTTCGTTTCGAAGATGCTTTGAATGCAACTCGCGCAGCAGTCGAAGAAGGATACGTTCCTGGCGGCGGCACAACCTTGCTCTACATCAGCAAGAAGCTCGAAAAGCAGAAAGAGCAACTCCACGGCGACGAAAAGACTGGTTTCGAAATCGTAATCAAGTCCTTCGAAGCTCCTGTACGCCAGATCGCCGACAACTGCGGACTCTCCGGTGAAGTTGTTGTCGAACGCGTCAAAGAACAGAAAGAAGGCTTCGGCTTCAATGCTATGACCTTCGAATACGTTGAAATGGCGAAAGCCGGTATCATCGACCCAGCTAAAGTTGAGCGTTGCGCTCTTCAGAACGCAGCTTCAATCGCTGGAATGTTCTTGACCACAGAAGCGCTCGTTGTTGACGTCCCAGAAGAAAAGAAAGCAATGGGAATGCCACAAGGCGCCGGCATGGGTGACTTCTAA
- a CDS encoding serine/threonine protein kinase, whose amino-acid sequence MKLCLICNFQTTGEQDICPRDGSSMVTVGDDPLLGVVVEGRYKIESVIGQGSAGTVYKAVQELIGREVAIKVLHDYLVSDQEFIKRFTQEAKASSRLSHPNIITIYDFGTIPQGNRPYIAMDLLKGTPLSDLLNERNHLTVEETIPLFKQVCGALAEAHRQGVVHRDVKPENICLVERSGQKLFPIVVDFGIARLVQEESDVARITRTGTVCGSPTYMSPEQCTSSKVDHRSDIYSLGVVIYETLTGEVPFLSDELVKVMAMHLSDPPKPLNSVRDDLHFSQALEEVVYKSLQKNPDQRYQTMEEFSEALEAAGKAPAMAPELVAPAPKRPDISPGPLASDDSLQTRSSASKEMAVPRTKPIDLASRALDELRTSGAYDEIDGGGAMARVQAARAAAAAAVNDYQSASTASSTSLSHTSFQRGRVKRTWVDAIKDHAGKVVLGLVAVGIAGGIVVAATDQRIQSMIPGLKAASIEEADALYKKGKYLEVIKVVKDYRAQNQNKMPKEKFEVYGKALVQEAKLLARDQEYKQACAYLDQVPPKSSQYDPSRVLLKRYQQLMKDSANK is encoded by the coding sequence ATGAAGCTATGTCTGATCTGCAATTTTCAGACCACTGGAGAGCAAGATATATGCCCCAGAGACGGTTCCTCAATGGTTACCGTCGGGGACGATCCGTTACTCGGCGTTGTTGTTGAAGGCCGTTACAAGATCGAATCTGTTATCGGACAGGGGTCAGCAGGTACCGTCTACAAAGCGGTGCAAGAGCTGATTGGGCGAGAAGTCGCCATCAAAGTGCTTCACGACTACCTGGTTTCAGACCAGGAGTTCATCAAGAGATTCACGCAGGAAGCAAAAGCCTCCAGCCGACTCAGCCATCCTAATATCATCACGATTTACGACTTCGGTACAATTCCGCAAGGAAACCGCCCTTACATCGCTATGGACTTGCTCAAGGGCACGCCGCTGTCTGATTTGCTCAACGAGCGCAATCACCTCACCGTCGAAGAAACGATTCCGCTTTTCAAACAAGTCTGCGGAGCTCTGGCTGAAGCTCATCGCCAGGGTGTCGTTCACAGAGACGTCAAACCCGAGAATATCTGCCTGGTAGAACGCAGCGGGCAGAAGCTCTTCCCGATCGTAGTGGATTTCGGCATCGCTCGACTGGTTCAAGAAGAATCGGATGTAGCCAGAATCACACGGACAGGAACGGTTTGCGGCAGCCCGACATATATGAGCCCTGAGCAATGTACCTCCAGTAAAGTCGACCATCGAAGCGACATTTACTCGCTGGGCGTCGTCATTTATGAGACGCTCACTGGGGAAGTGCCATTTCTTTCTGACGAATTAGTCAAAGTCATGGCCATGCACCTGTCCGATCCGCCAAAACCGCTTAATTCGGTACGGGACGACCTGCACTTCTCTCAAGCACTGGAAGAAGTCGTCTATAAGTCCCTGCAAAAGAATCCAGACCAGCGATATCAGACAATGGAGGAATTCTCCGAGGCGCTCGAGGCAGCCGGCAAAGCGCCGGCGATGGCACCAGAATTGGTGGCACCGGCACCGAAGCGACCAGATATCAGTCCCGGACCACTGGCAAGTGACGACAGCTTGCAAACACGCTCTTCGGCCAGCAAAGAGATGGCTGTGCCGCGAACAAAACCAATTGACCTGGCTTCACGCGCTCTTGACGAACTGCGCACATCCGGGGCCTACGACGAAATAGACGGCGGCGGCGCCATGGCTCGCGTGCAAGCGGCACGTGCTGCAGCAGCCGCAGCAGTGAATGATTATCAGAGCGCCTCGACGGCATCGAGCACAAGCTTAAGTCACACAAGCTTCCAGCGCGGTCGCGTCAAACGCACCTGGGTTGACGCCATCAAAGACCACGCCGGCAAAGTAGTGCTCGGGCTGGTTGCAGTTGGTATCGCCGGCGGCATTGTTGTGGCCGCAACTGATCAGCGCATCCAGTCAATGATTCCCGGGCTAAAAGCGGCGTCGATTGAAGAGGCAGACGCTCTATACAAGAAAGGCAAATACCTGGAAGTGATCAAAGTAGTGAAAGACTACCGCGCTCAAAATCAGAATAAGATGCCGAAAGAAAAGTTTGAAGTATATGGAAAAGCGCTTGTGCAGGAAGCAAAGCTGCTGGCCCGAGATCAAGAATACAAGCAAGCCTGCGCTTATCTAGACCAGGTGCCGCCTAAGTCGAGCCAGTACGACCCCTCCAGGGTTCTGCTCAAACGCTACCAGCAGTTGATGAAAGATTCAGCCAACAAGTAA